A DNA window from Chitinibacter fontanus contains the following coding sequences:
- a CDS encoding NapC/NirT family cytochrome c, whose product MWIWMKTKWEKVRAVRLGFWGLIGMFVLGIIFWGGFNTALEMTNKEQFCLSCHEMADNVFPEYQETVHYTNRSGVRATCPDCHVPHEWGPKMIRKIQASKEVWGKLTGSINTREKFLDKRIELAQHEWKRMKANNSQECRNCHNYEYFDYMEQNRRSANAHQKGLSSGMTCIDCHKGIAHHLPNINQHIGDVDKAVSPDVMHPPRSGASNTASIVAEDMAGIE is encoded by the coding sequence ATGTGGATTTGGATGAAGACAAAATGGGAAAAGGTCCGAGCCGTAAGGCTTGGTTTTTGGGGCTTAATTGGTATGTTTGTGCTTGGGATTATTTTCTGGGGTGGGTTTAATACCGCCTTGGAAATGACGAATAAGGAGCAATTCTGTTTAAGCTGCCACGAGATGGCTGACAATGTATTTCCTGAATATCAGGAAACAGTACATTACACCAATCGCTCTGGGGTTCGTGCGACCTGTCCTGATTGTCATGTGCCGCATGAGTGGGGCCCGAAAATGATTCGGAAAATCCAAGCTTCCAAAGAGGTTTGGGGTAAGCTCACTGGCTCTATTAATACCCGAGAAAAATTCCTCGATAAGCGGATTGAATTAGCGCAGCATGAATGGAAACGGATGAAGGCCAATAACTCGCAAGAGTGCCGTAATTGCCATAACTATGAATATTTTGACTATATGGAGCAGAATCGTCGCTCTGCTAACGCGCACCAGAAAGGCTTAAGTAGTGGAATGACCTGTATTGATTGCCATAAAGGGATTGCGCACCATTTGCCAAATATTAACCAGCATATTGGAGATGTAGACAAAGCGGTGAGTCCTGATGTGATGCACCCGCCTCGGAGTGGCGCCAGCAATACAGCCTCTATAGTCGCCGAAGATATGGCGGGTATCGAATAA
- the moaA gene encoding GTP 3',8-cyclase MoaA, producing the protein MLQDRFGRAIDYLRLSVTDRCDLRCSYCLPARFKNFEEPSHWLTFAEIERIVAAFVRLGVKRVRLTGGEPLLRRNVTELASRLNGLGLNDLSLSTNATQLAKYAKGLKAAGVTRINVSLDSLDRQCLHQITGSDAFDQVMAGLEAARAVELSPIKLNMVAMKGINESEIDAMADFALNNGYILRLIEAMPMGDTGRSAQFLDLGAVRERLVARYQLVPEALELGGGPARYWKTPSGNGRIGFITPLSQHFCASCNRVRLTVDGTLYMCLGQESSFEFRPLLRGGASDAELEAAILSAIELKPERHEFNEQPAKLIRFMSQTGG; encoded by the coding sequence ATGTTGCAAGATCGTTTTGGTAGAGCCATTGATTACTTGAGGCTTTCGGTCACAGATCGTTGCGATTTGCGCTGTAGCTATTGCCTGCCTGCACGCTTTAAAAACTTTGAAGAGCCCAGCCACTGGCTAACTTTTGCTGAGATCGAGCGCATTGTGGCTGCATTTGTTAGGCTCGGAGTTAAGCGAGTACGGCTAACTGGTGGCGAACCACTATTGCGCCGCAATGTGACTGAGCTGGCTAGTCGTCTTAATGGTTTGGGTCTTAACGATTTGTCGTTATCAACCAACGCTACTCAGCTTGCCAAATACGCTAAAGGTTTGAAGGCTGCAGGCGTGACGCGCATCAATGTCAGCCTCGACAGTCTTGACCGGCAGTGTTTGCATCAAATCACGGGCAGCGACGCTTTTGACCAAGTGATGGCCGGGTTGGAGGCCGCGCGTGCAGTTGAACTCAGTCCAATTAAGCTCAATATGGTGGCCATGAAAGGCATCAATGAGTCTGAAATTGATGCCATGGCTGATTTTGCCCTCAACAATGGCTATATACTGCGGCTAATTGAGGCCATGCCGATGGGCGATACTGGGCGCAGCGCCCAATTCCTCGATCTTGGTGCCGTACGTGAACGCCTTGTGGCGCGCTACCAGTTAGTTCCTGAGGCTCTCGAGCTTGGGGGGGGGCCAGCACGCTATTGGAAAACGCCCTCCGGTAATGGCCGCATTGGTTTTATCACACCCTTATCGCAACATTTTTGCGCCAGCTGCAATCGGGTGCGGCTCACCGTCGATGGCACTTTATATATGTGTTTGGGGCAGGAAAGCAGCTTTGAGTTTCGGCCTTTGCTGCGCGGCGGCGCATCGGATGCTGAGTTGGAAGCTGCAATCTTGTCGGCCATTGAGCTTAAACCAGAGCGTCACGAGTTCAACGAGCAGCCTGCCAAATTAATCCGCTTTATGTCGCAAACTGGCGGCTAA
- the napA gene encoding nitrate reductase catalytic subunit NapA — protein sequence MSFDRREFIKATAVSAAAASVGIPLVEAAPKKVAAPVAKGGDNSVRWDKAPCRFCGTGCAVLVGTQNGRVVATQGDPDAPVNRGLNCIKGYFLSKIMYGEDRLTQPLLRKKDGKYDKNGEFTPVSWDEAFGIMEQKWKEALKTTGPTSIAMFGSGQWTIHEGYAASKLMKAGFRSNNLDPNARHCMASAVTGFMRTFGMDEPMGCYDDIEAADAFVLWGSNMAEMHPILWSRITDRRLSNKHVKVAVLSTYEHRSFELADLGAVFTPQTDLAMMNFICHHIISTGRVNKDFVKKHVNFKLGETDIGYGLRPNNPLEVNAKANGYPGADGKPKTMPTEAKEITFDEFAKYVSEYSAEKVSKLSGVSVEKLTQLAEMYADPKIKVTSFWTMGFNQHTRGTWANNMIYNIHLLVGKIAEPGNSPFSLTGQPSACGTAREVGTFAHRLPADMVVTNPEHRHHAEEIWQLPDGTIPDKIGLHAVAMARAIKDGKVKVYWQMANNNMQAGPNINQELYAGWRRPEVFVVVSDPYPTVSTLAADLVLPTAMWVEKEGGFGNAERRTQVWRQQVNAPGEAKSDLWQLIEFSKRFKVDEVWPAELIAKKPNYKGKTLFDVLYANGKVNKFKNDQLQKGFENLEAKAFGFYVQKGLFEEYAEFGRGHGHDLAPYDMYHQVRGLRWPVVNGKETKWRYREGYDTYVKKGEGVRFYGNKDGKANIFALPYQPAPEVPDKEYDMWLCTGRVLEHWHTGTMTRRVPELHKAVPEAMVFMHPDAAKERGLQRGMVVKVKSRRGEITARLETRGRNKPPKGLIFIPFFDEGRLVNKLTLDATCPISKQTDFKKCAVKVSKV from the coding sequence ATGAGTTTTGATCGTCGTGAATTTATCAAGGCCACAGCAGTGAGCGCTGCCGCCGCCAGTGTTGGTATCCCCTTGGTGGAAGCTGCGCCTAAAAAAGTAGCCGCGCCAGTAGCGAAAGGTGGCGATAACTCTGTACGTTGGGATAAAGCGCCTTGTCGTTTCTGTGGTACTGGCTGTGCCGTGCTGGTGGGAACCCAAAATGGTCGTGTAGTTGCTACGCAAGGTGATCCCGATGCTCCAGTCAATCGCGGACTAAATTGCATCAAAGGCTACTTCCTTTCCAAAATCATGTATGGCGAAGACCGCCTCACTCAGCCTTTGCTGCGCAAGAAAGATGGCAAATACGATAAAAATGGTGAATTCACGCCGGTGAGCTGGGATGAAGCATTTGGCATCATGGAGCAAAAGTGGAAAGAAGCACTTAAAACCACTGGCCCAACGTCGATCGCGATGTTTGGTTCGGGTCAATGGACGATTCACGAAGGCTACGCCGCCAGCAAGCTGATGAAGGCGGGTTTTCGCAGTAATAACCTCGATCCAAATGCGCGTCACTGCATGGCCTCTGCCGTTACTGGCTTTATGCGCACTTTCGGCATGGACGAGCCGATGGGCTGTTATGACGATATTGAAGCGGCTGATGCTTTTGTGCTGTGGGGCTCAAATATGGCCGAAATGCACCCGATTCTATGGAGCCGCATTACCGACCGCCGTTTGTCTAATAAGCACGTCAAGGTTGCTGTGCTATCAACCTATGAGCATCGCTCTTTCGAGCTAGCCGATCTGGGCGCGGTGTTTACGCCACAAACTGATCTGGCGATGATGAATTTCATTTGTCACCACATCATCAGTACGGGGCGCGTTAACAAAGACTTCGTTAAAAAACACGTCAATTTCAAACTCGGTGAAACTGATATTGGCTACGGCTTGCGCCCCAATAATCCGCTGGAAGTAAACGCTAAAGCTAATGGTTACCCCGGCGCGGATGGCAAACCCAAAACTATGCCAACTGAAGCCAAAGAGATCACGTTTGATGAATTTGCAAAGTATGTATCTGAATACAGCGCAGAAAAAGTCAGCAAGCTTTCCGGTGTGTCGGTAGAAAAACTGACCCAATTGGCTGAAATGTACGCCGACCCAAAAATTAAAGTCACTTCGTTCTGGACCATGGGCTTTAACCAGCACACCCGTGGTACTTGGGCGAACAATATGATTTACAACATCCATTTATTAGTAGGCAAAATTGCAGAACCAGGGAATAGCCCATTTTCACTGACTGGCCAACCCTCTGCCTGTGGTACGGCGCGTGAAGTGGGTACATTTGCGCATCGCTTACCTGCTGATATGGTCGTTACCAACCCCGAACATCGTCATCACGCCGAAGAAATCTGGCAACTACCTGATGGCACGATTCCGGACAAAATCGGCCTACACGCTGTAGCAATGGCACGTGCCATCAAAGATGGCAAGGTGAAAGTATATTGGCAAATGGCCAACAACAATATGCAAGCTGGCCCGAATATTAATCAGGAGCTATACGCAGGCTGGCGTCGGCCAGAAGTTTTTGTCGTGGTATCTGACCCATACCCAACAGTATCGACTCTGGCTGCCGATCTGGTACTACCCACAGCCATGTGGGTAGAAAAAGAGGGGGGCTTTGGTAATGCCGAGCGTCGTACTCAAGTATGGCGCCAGCAGGTGAATGCGCCGGGCGAAGCAAAGTCTGATTTGTGGCAACTGATTGAATTCTCAAAACGCTTCAAAGTGGATGAAGTTTGGCCGGCTGAATTGATCGCTAAAAAACCGAACTACAAAGGTAAAACCCTTTTTGATGTGTTGTACGCCAACGGCAAAGTCAATAAATTCAAAAACGACCAACTACAAAAAGGTTTTGAAAACCTAGAAGCGAAAGCATTTGGTTTCTACGTTCAGAAAGGCTTGTTTGAAGAGTACGCTGAATTTGGTCGTGGGCATGGCCATGATCTGGCCCCGTACGATATGTATCATCAGGTGCGCGGTTTGCGCTGGCCTGTGGTCAATGGCAAAGAAACCAAATGGCGTTATCGCGAAGGCTATGACACTTATGTCAAAAAAGGCGAAGGCGTCCGCTTCTATGGTAACAAGGACGGCAAGGCCAATATTTTCGCGCTACCGTATCAGCCTGCACCAGAAGTGCCGGATAAAGAATACGACATGTGGCTGTGTACTGGTCGCGTATTAGAACACTGGCATACCGGCACGATGACGCGCCGTGTGCCTGAGCTACATAAGGCCGTACCTGAGGCAATGGTGTTTATGCATCCTGATGCCGCTAAAGAGCGTGGGTTACAACGTGGCATGGTTGTCAAGGTTAAGTCCCGCCGGGGTGAAATCACTGCTCGTCTTGAAACACGTGGTCGGAACAAGCCTCCAAAAGGCTTGATCTTTATCCCGTTTTTTGACGAGGGGCGTCTAGTGAATAAATTAACGCTTGATGCCACCTGCCCGATCTCCAAGCAGACTGACTTCAAGAAATGTGCGGTAAAGGTAAGCAAGGTCTAA
- the napG gene encoding ferredoxin-type protein NapG, with the protein MKATINRRQFFKDSAAACGGAVLLGSGLTILASQQASALPAQALRPPGALIEDLFQQACVHCGLCVRDCPYDTLKLASLGEGIGWGTPYFTARQVPCEMCEDLPCVKACPTGALDHALKDVNQAKMGIAVLQDQENCLNFLGLRCDVCYRVCPVIDQAITLENVHNPRSDRHAMLLPTVHSQFCTGCGKCEKSCVLPEAAIRVLPLSIGKAQSAQHYRRGWDEKAKAGGSLLGDLPAVEVNLPPEAEPAR; encoded by the coding sequence ATGAAAGCTACGATCAATCGCCGGCAATTTTTCAAAGACAGTGCAGCAGCCTGTGGTGGTGCTGTATTGCTGGGGAGCGGCTTAACCATTTTGGCTAGCCAGCAGGCGAGTGCATTACCAGCGCAAGCGCTACGTCCGCCCGGTGCATTAATCGAGGATTTATTTCAACAGGCCTGTGTGCATTGTGGTTTGTGCGTGCGCGACTGTCCTTATGACACTTTAAAGTTAGCTTCCTTAGGGGAAGGTATTGGTTGGGGAACGCCATATTTCACCGCGCGCCAAGTGCCTTGCGAAATGTGCGAAGACCTTCCATGTGTAAAGGCTTGCCCAACGGGAGCTCTCGATCATGCGTTGAAGGATGTTAATCAGGCAAAAATGGGTATTGCTGTACTTCAGGATCAAGAAAATTGCCTGAATTTTTTAGGTTTGCGTTGCGATGTGTGCTATCGGGTCTGTCCAGTAATTGATCAGGCAATTACTTTGGAAAATGTACATAACCCGCGATCTGATCGGCATGCAATGTTGTTGCCGACCGTACATTCACAATTCTGTACTGGTTGTGGAAAGTGTGAAAAATCCTGTGTATTGCCAGAAGCTGCAATTCGAGTGTTGCCATTATCCATTGGTAAGGCTCAGTCGGCGCAGCATTACCGCAGGGGGTGGGACGAAAAAGCAAAAGCTGGTGGTTCATTACTCGGTGATTTGCCTGCGGTTGAGGTCAATCTTCCGCCTGAAGCAGAGCCAGCAAGATGA
- a CDS encoding SAM-dependent methyltransferase, with protein sequence MHTQIAAIGYVSAIRAHTEDDFWGGEQACITLSAGFTPEALQGLETFSHVEVLFIFHEVAANKITTTARHPRNNPDWPKVGIFAQRGKNRPNRIGSTICRISRVEGSKLYVTELDAIDGTPVIDIKPVMAEFLPRQEVLQPQWSHELMREYWLQK encoded by the coding sequence GTGCACACCCAAATCGCAGCCATCGGCTATGTCAGCGCCATTCGAGCACACACCGAAGATGATTTTTGGGGTGGCGAGCAAGCGTGCATTACCCTCAGCGCAGGATTCACACCCGAGGCCTTGCAAGGGCTTGAGACGTTTTCGCACGTCGAAGTGCTGTTTATCTTCCATGAAGTCGCCGCCAACAAAATCACCACCACCGCCCGCCACCCCCGCAACAACCCCGACTGGCCCAAAGTCGGCATTTTTGCGCAACGCGGTAAAAATCGCCCCAACCGCATCGGCAGCACCATTTGCCGCATCAGCCGAGTTGAGGGCTCCAAGCTATACGTTACCGAGCTCGATGCGATTGATGGCACACCCGTGATCGATATTAAACCCGTCATGGCCGAGTTTTTACCGCGCCAAGAAGTGCTTCAACCGCAGTGGTCACATGAGCTAATGCGGGAATATTGGTTACAAAAATAG
- the napH gene encoding quinol dehydrogenase ferredoxin subunit NapH — MKWLFSHRWLLARRISQLTILTLFLLGPLAGVWWVKGSLASSLSFGWLPLSDPLVMIQSLLAGHRPLFESWVGVVLVLGFYVLVGGRVFCSWVCPVNVLTDFARWCRNTLQLKGGAQVQRNTRYYVLALVLLLSAFTHTVVWEWVNPVTGLTRGLLFGMGLAWLLALAIFAYDMLLVHRGWCGHWCPVGAFYSLLGRFSLLKVSAARRPACDDCMDCFKVCPEPQVIRPALKGEGSPVIISGECTNCGRCIEVCDEQVFKITHRFNTRVEYISPSNIEIK; from the coding sequence ATGAAATGGCTATTCAGCCATCGCTGGTTGCTGGCACGACGGATTAGTCAGTTAACCATCTTGACGCTGTTCTTACTGGGACCACTTGCTGGTGTTTGGTGGGTCAAGGGCTCTTTGGCTTCGAGTTTGAGTTTTGGGTGGCTGCCATTAAGTGATCCATTGGTGATGATACAAAGCTTACTGGCAGGGCATCGGCCCTTATTTGAGTCGTGGGTTGGTGTTGTTTTGGTCCTTGGTTTTTATGTATTGGTGGGCGGCCGAGTATTTTGCAGTTGGGTATGCCCAGTAAATGTACTGACTGATTTTGCCCGTTGGTGTCGTAATACCTTGCAACTAAAGGGTGGGGCACAAGTACAACGCAATACGCGTTATTACGTGCTTGCGCTAGTGCTGTTGTTGTCGGCCTTTACTCACACCGTGGTTTGGGAGTGGGTTAATCCGGTAACTGGATTGACACGTGGGCTGTTGTTCGGAATGGGGTTAGCGTGGTTGTTGGCTTTGGCAATTTTTGCGTACGACATGTTGCTTGTGCATCGCGGTTGGTGTGGGCATTGGTGCCCTGTCGGAGCATTTTATAGCCTGCTTGGACGATTCTCTTTGCTCAAGGTAAGTGCTGCTCGCAGGCCAGCCTGCGACGATTGCATGGATTGCTTTAAGGTGTGTCCCGAGCCGCAAGTGATTCGTCCCGCACTGAAAGGAGAGGGAAGTCCAGTGATCATTTCAGGCGAGTGCACTAATTGTGGTCGCTGTATTGAGGTTTGCGATGAACAGGTTTTTAAAATAACCCACCGATTTAATACAAGGGTTGAATACATTTCACCTTCAAACATTGAAATCAAATAG
- a CDS encoding chaperone NapD — MNIYSLVVRVAAERVDEVKASLITIPGLEVHQEHEGRIIVTVEDVAGYRTSDALVEIQCLDGIISTTLAYEYCDDELVFSPNS; from the coding sequence ATGAATATTTATAGTCTGGTGGTTAGGGTCGCGGCGGAGCGAGTCGATGAAGTTAAAGCAAGTTTGATCACGATCCCTGGGCTCGAAGTACATCAAGAGCACGAAGGGCGAATTATTGTGACAGTGGAAGATGTGGCAGGGTATCGGACCAGTGATGCTTTGGTCGAGATTCAATGCTTGGATGGCATTATCTCGACGACGTTAGCGTATGAATATTGTGATGATGAGTTAGTTTTTAGTCCGAATTCTTGA
- the mobB gene encoding molybdopterin-guanine dinucleotide biosynthesis protein B, which produces MQRVMAISGFSGSGKTSLVKALLLHFNAYGWSVNVIKHSHHALELEPPHKDSAQFRKAGAAEVMVISPYQMAIMRDLPDATMPSLAEQLARLSPADIVLLEGFKHEAVAKIEVWRASTGKPLCSDPHTVAIATDSPQQLPATTLRVLDLNDSATVAHFIIDYFQEKKHA; this is translated from the coding sequence ATGCAAAGAGTGATGGCAATTTCGGGCTTTTCCGGTAGCGGAAAAACCTCTTTGGTCAAGGCGCTATTGCTACATTTCAATGCTTATGGCTGGTCGGTCAATGTAATTAAGCATTCGCATCATGCGTTGGAACTTGAACCGCCGCACAAAGATTCTGCTCAGTTTCGTAAGGCCGGCGCTGCTGAGGTGATGGTGATATCGCCATATCAAATGGCGATTATGCGCGATTTACCCGATGCCACCATGCCGTCACTGGCTGAGCAACTGGCACGATTGAGTCCCGCTGACATAGTGTTATTAGAAGGGTTTAAACACGAGGCAGTGGCTAAAATCGAAGTTTGGCGTGCCAGCACCGGCAAACCGTTGTGCAGTGACCCGCATACCGTTGCGATCGCCACTGACAGCCCGCAACAACTGCCAGCCACCACATTGCGCGTACTCGATTTGAACGACAGCGCCACGGTGGCGCACTTTATCATCGATTATTTTCAGGAAAAAAAACATGCTTGA
- the narL gene encoding two-component system response regulator NarL, with the protein MTNDQYRIVVIDDHPLFRKGVVQLLGLNPQFTVVGEAAGGMDGVKVVAELQPDLVILDLNMKDMDGIATLKEIKQLDLDSKVVMLTVSDESRDLVNAVRAGADGYLLKDMEPEDIIARLSEALDGQMAIPERLGRALAVALREDDTTDRNQQIAHLTEREQEILQCLAQGLSNKLVGRELGIAEGTVKVHVKSLLRKLNFRSRLEAAVWAVENGIKD; encoded by the coding sequence ATGACGAACGACCAATATCGCATTGTCGTCATCGACGATCACCCGCTGTTTCGCAAAGGCGTCGTGCAACTACTTGGCCTCAACCCGCAATTTACCGTCGTCGGCGAAGCCGCTGGCGGCATGGACGGCGTGAAAGTCGTCGCCGAACTGCAACCCGATCTGGTGATTCTGGATCTGAACATGAAAGACATGGACGGGATTGCGACGCTAAAAGAAATCAAACAGCTCGATCTGGATAGCAAGGTGGTGATGCTCACGGTATCGGACGAAAGCCGCGATCTGGTTAATGCCGTGCGCGCCGGCGCCGATGGCTATTTACTCAAAGACATGGAACCCGAAGACATCATCGCGCGCCTATCGGAGGCGCTCGACGGGCAAATGGCGATCCCCGAACGCTTGGGCCGCGCGCTCGCCGTTGCGCTGCGCGAAGACGACACTACCGATCGCAACCAGCAAATCGCCCACTTGACCGAGCGCGAGCAAGAAATCCTGCAATGTCTGGCGCAAGGGCTATCAAACAAGCTGGTTGGCCGCGAACTCGGCATTGCGGAAGGCACCGTGAAAGTCCACGTTAAAAGCCTGCTGCGCAAACTGAACTTCCGCTCACGGCTCGAAGCCGCGGTGTGGGCAGTGGAAAATGGCATAAAAGACTAA
- the napF gene encoding ferredoxin-type protein NapF produces the protein MGIDLSRRSILFGRKPKLDEVAHFYPPWAVTGFTDQCTRCGDCLKVCPTQILHKGDGGFPEVDFQAGECTFCGFCRSACTAGALNAPQTWTQAISISSACIAQQGVDCRVCGESCEPAAINFRLQIGQVAQPHLDPESCTGCGACIAPCPVQAISIQHR, from the coding sequence ATGGGTATCGATTTGTCTAGACGAAGTATCTTGTTTGGACGTAAACCCAAGCTAGACGAGGTTGCTCATTTTTATCCGCCTTGGGCCGTAACAGGGTTTACGGACCAATGTACCCGTTGTGGTGACTGTTTGAAGGTGTGCCCGACGCAAATCTTGCACAAGGGAGATGGTGGGTTTCCCGAGGTCGATTTTCAAGCAGGTGAATGCACATTTTGCGGCTTTTGCCGCAGCGCCTGTACTGCAGGCGCATTAAACGCACCTCAAACATGGACACAAGCAATCAGTATTAGTTCGGCATGCATTGCCCAGCAAGGCGTTGACTGTCGGGTTTGCGGAGAATCGTGTGAGCCGGCTGCGATTAATTTTAGATTGCAAATAGGACAGGTCGCGCAGCCGCATCTTGATCCTGAGTCTTGCACCGGTTGCGGTGCTTGCATCGCGCCTTGCCCAGTTCAGGCAATCAGCATACAGCATCGATAG
- a CDS encoding histidine kinase: protein MLIRPFFAPSSIVVRLSLALLLLVTPSILSLLISSWIANTSSGGAEAINIAGSLRKQAYLITATALAPADPLPGTHPKLDDVVLEFERRMYHPSLQNMIPRELNNPIRIHFNQIESRWKNEIRPSLERDDSLYASILLPSTHQYVSQIDQFVSELERAHENKLQSLIRFQWISLLIVLGVFTTTLLWAYRKLTYPIFKMAQVANQVQAGEYHVRVETPASGEIEILKTALNQMLDELETSYSELESRVAEKTAALEQNQTALQLRYRIKALLADHEPDQAIFDAVLKVLGEFIPLQNAAVCLTETNPRTIPVKSAFKLANNQQEGIRLGCLEQDCASCVEHSADQPKPTHKELVFPLLDSGITYGIMPLTLPDGVTLAPWQIQVLEDVSRNLGAALAGSRRKQSLHRLALFEERSVIARELHDSLAQALSYLKIQVLRLQSQINEKPDDAQATLQELREGLNAAYRQLRELLTTFRLQINQGGLSSALEATVKEFSERTGIAIQLANHLLGVELAAEEEIHVLQIVREALANVHHHAKASSANVHLAWIGNEIVVSICDDGQGLGPNPERAQHYGLSIMRDRARSLGGSVSLQANQPQGTQVLLRFIPSTPFSNQASSASDTTAQQTHQEN, encoded by the coding sequence TTGTTGATTCGCCCGTTTTTTGCGCCAAGTTCAATCGTGGTGCGCCTGTCACTCGCATTATTATTACTTGTTACACCCAGTATTCTTAGCTTGCTGATTAGTAGCTGGATTGCCAATACCTCCTCTGGCGGGGCGGAGGCGATTAATATTGCGGGCTCTTTGCGTAAACAAGCCTATCTGATCACAGCCACGGCGCTAGCTCCTGCCGACCCGCTTCCAGGCACACACCCCAAATTAGATGACGTTGTGCTCGAGTTTGAACGACGGATGTATCATCCTAGTCTGCAAAATATGATTCCGCGTGAACTTAATAACCCGATTCGAATTCATTTCAATCAAATAGAATCACGCTGGAAAAACGAGATTCGCCCTAGTCTTGAACGTGATGATTCTCTGTACGCCAGCATACTATTGCCAAGCACTCATCAATATGTGAGCCAGATTGATCAATTTGTAAGCGAGCTGGAACGTGCGCACGAAAACAAGCTGCAAAGTCTGATTCGTTTTCAGTGGATTTCTTTATTGATCGTACTAGGGGTATTTACCACAACCCTATTATGGGCATACCGTAAACTAACATACCCCATATTTAAAATGGCACAAGTCGCCAACCAGGTTCAAGCTGGTGAATACCATGTGCGCGTTGAAACCCCTGCCAGTGGCGAGATTGAAATTCTCAAAACGGCGCTAAACCAAATGCTCGACGAACTCGAAACCAGCTATAGCGAACTAGAATCCCGAGTCGCCGAAAAAACCGCCGCGCTCGAGCAAAACCAAACCGCCCTGCAATTGCGTTATCGCATCAAAGCTTTACTGGCTGATCACGAGCCTGATCAGGCGATTTTTGATGCCGTTTTGAAGGTACTGGGCGAATTTATTCCACTACAAAATGCTGCGGTGTGCCTCACCGAAACCAACCCACGCACGATTCCGGTTAAATCTGCCTTTAAACTGGCGAACAACCAGCAAGAAGGCATCCGTTTGGGTTGTCTGGAGCAAGATTGCGCCAGCTGTGTAGAACACAGTGCCGATCAACCCAAACCGACGCATAAAGAGCTGGTTTTCCCGCTACTCGATAGCGGCATTACCTACGGCATTATGCCGCTGACGCTACCCGATGGCGTTACGCTGGCACCATGGCAAATCCAAGTATTAGAAGACGTGAGCCGCAACCTCGGCGCTGCGCTCGCGGGTTCGCGGCGTAAACAATCCTTGCACCGCTTGGCCTTATTTGAAGAACGCTCGGTGATTGCGCGCGAATTGCACGATTCGCTCGCGCAAGCGCTATCGTATTTAAAAATCCAAGTTTTGCGCCTGCAAAGCCAGATCAACGAAAAGCCTGACGATGCGCAAGCCACGCTGCAAGAGCTACGCGAAGGGCTGAACGCCGCGTATCGCCAATTACGCGAATTACTCACCACTTTCCGCCTACAAATCAATCAAGGTGGCTTAAGTAGCGCGCTCGAAGCCACAGTGAAAGAGTTTTCCGAACGCACCGGCATCGCAATACAACTGGCCAACCACCTGCTCGGGGTTGAACTGGCCGCCGAAGAAGAAATTCACGTCTTGCAAATCGTGCGCGAAGCGCTCGCCAATGTGCACCACCACGCCAAAGCAAGCAGCGCCAATGTGCATTTAGCATGGATTGGCAACGAAATCGTCGTCAGCATCTGCGACGATGGACAAGGTCTCGGCCCCAACCCAGAACGCGCGCAACACTATGGCTTATCCATCATGCGCGACCGCGCACGCAGTCTGGGGGGCAGCGTGAGCCTGCAAGCCAATCAGCCGCAAGGCACACAAGTGTTGCTGCGTTTTATTCCCAGCACGCCTTTTTCTAACCAAGCTTCCAGCGCTAGCGACACGACGGCGCAACAAACCCATCAGGAAAACTAA
- a CDS encoding nitrate reductase cytochrome c-type subunit: protein MRKLACLWGMVFALVLSSIGAVSAEELKSLRGTEAVKGDVPSENYRYERDKVAQQRQFVQQPPVIPHTTKGYLITKEFNKCLDCHSWDRAADSGAPRVSVTHFKTREGKELTNISPRRYFCTQCHVPQTDAKPLIGNNFKPADGLVK, encoded by the coding sequence ATGAGAAAACTGGCCTGTCTGTGGGGTATGGTATTCGCTTTAGTATTAAGCTCAATCGGTGCAGTTAGTGCCGAGGAATTAAAGTCTCTGCGCGGTACCGAGGCAGTTAAAGGGGATGTGCCTTCGGAAAATTATCGCTATGAACGCGACAAAGTAGCTCAGCAGAGGCAATTTGTTCAGCAGCCACCAGTGATTCCTCATACTACGAAGGGTTATTTAATCACCAAAGAATTTAATAAATGCCTAGATTGCCATAGCTGGGATCGAGCAGCTGATTCTGGTGCTCCACGGGTATCAGTTACTCATTTCAAAACGCGGGAAGGTAAGGAATTAACAAATATTTCACCACGCCGCTACTTCTGTACGCAATGCCACGTTCCGCAAACAGATGCGAAACCGTTGATTGGTAATAACTTCAAACCGGCCGATGGTTTGGTTAAATAA